The Neorhodopirellula lusitana DNA window CGCGAGGACTGCGGTTCGCGAGGACTGCGGTTCGCGAGGACTGCGGTTCGCGATGGCAGGAAATCACCAGGTCAGGGAATCACCAGGTCAGGAATTCGCAACGCGGGAGTTTCGCGATGCCGGCCTGTGGCGTCTGGAATGCGGCGGCTAGATGCGGCTATTCCAGATTCAGTTCATTCAGGATTTTGGTGATCCATTTTGGGCTCAATCGTTGATGCCCGAGGCCGTCGGGGTTCATCAGTAGCCCCAGTTCGTCATCCAGATAGTCGAGCATGGTGCGGCCATCCACCCAAAATCCGCCTACTTCCGACTCGTCAGCGAATAGGTCCGATCGCTTCTCGACAAACTCGGAAGCACGCTCCTGGCTGGAAAAGGCAACCAGGTAGTCGCGGTCTTCGAACTGGGCGGTCAGGGCACCTAGAATTTCGGTTTCTTCGCTGGAATCGGCTTCGTCGGCCAAATGGATCAGCAAAAACTGGTGGTCGATCAATTGCCGGGAAATCGCGGCAACATCACCCCGCTTCAGTGCGTCGTGAAAAACTTGGTGGTCTAGTTCTGATTCGACACCCATGAAAGGACGTTATCCAAAAGGAGATTGATGACGCGCATTCCATCGACCGCCTTCCAGGGAAATCCTTCTCCGTCGACTGGGCGCTCAATCGCGACCGAACCGATCTGGATAATATAACCAGTTTGGAGGGATTACAGAAACGAGTGAGCTTCCAATCTTGGAAACTAACCGTTCAAAAGCTGATTTTCTTCGAAACGGACCATCAATCGGACCACTTGAACGATCCGAGCGAAGCCAAAGTGCTCGAGGATCTTAGTTCGTCGAACTTCAACGGAACGCCGGGTCAGGCCCACCGATTGTGCGACCTCGCTGGTTGAATCGCCCAGGGCGATCCCATGGCAGATTGCCCGGTCGGTTTCATCGAGCTCATAGAACAATGCGAGTTGTTCGGTCAAAAGCGTGGCCTGTTGGTCTTGAGGCGAGCGAGCTTTGGCGACAGGGCGCGTCATGACGATGGAGTCTTCGCCGCCGCCGATGATCGCTGGCACGTGCGACCGAATGGTTGCCCACCGCCACCACCTGCCCTGCGGTGTCTGCGCCTCGTGGATGAACTGAAGTTGCCTGGCCCCCATAGTGAGCATTTGGTCCGACAAATCTTCCAGGCGGTTTCCTCGATGCCAAGGTAAAAGGTTGCTTCGGCCGCCGATGGAACTTTGGTCGATACCAAGCCACACCCGAGCTGCTTTGTTGATCCCGCGGATCATTCCGTCGCTATCGGTCAGGCATACGGCGGTGGACAATCGTAAGTTATCCAGTTCCTGGCCGATATTCTGGCCGAAACTGCTGCTCTGGCGATCGTGATCATTTAGCCATTGTGTGACAGTGCGGAAATCCACCTGCAGTTGAACCACCCCTTCTGCCTCGGACATGCCAAGGGAGTCACCTGTCTCAGACTCAGAGAATGGAGAGAGAGATACCCGGATGGTTTGATCGGCTTGTGTTTGAACTTCAGTCACGTTCTCTCCACAGAAATGTACAGCCGCATGTGGCGACAAGGTTCTATGAAGAGGATAGGCCTCACCCTGAATAGGGCGATCGCGTCTCTTGCAGCCCCCTGTTGGGGACGCGATCATTGTGAGCGTAAAGGATCTAGAGTTGCCTTTGTTGGGTTTTTGCGGCAGGTGGCGAACGCTTTGTTGCGAAGGGACTGCCTAGCCACACCTGTCATGATGGCTGTGGGAGGTCAATGACGTGCTTGCCAAGAAAATGACGTGCTTGCCAAGAATAAGGGGGCGTGAGCACCGCCATCGCCCACGCTCGCTCAATTCGTCGTTTCTTTCATTCAAGACGAAACGTCGAGTGGACACTTTGGGACACCGGTCTTGCGAGGGGGGTGGCACCTGGCGGACGCTGTCATTTCTCGTGGTTTCAAAGTGAATCTTGTCTTCGCAAGTGACTGTGGCTGCGATAGAGAATCATGCACTCGTTTGAGGCAGGTGACTGTCGGACCGATGTTGGAGAAAATCGCTGTTCGGGCAGACTGCTGTTGAGTTAGCGAACGGATTCACGAATGACGGTGTTCAGATGCTGTGCAGACGCTCGCAGATCAGCGACACGCAGTCGCTGCTGATTCACTCGAATTGAGAAATCGGTCCGCCATATTGGGCGGATCTGTTACGCGGATAGGTTGCTGCCGACGTCCGTTCGATAGGCTGCCCAGGCTGGGACGATCCCGGCAATCAGGCTTAGCAGGGCAACGAAAGGCAGTAGCAGCCATTCAAATTGGCTAACCGAGAACAGTCCGACTTGGACCCCAGTTTGCTGTTCGATGAATGTTCCAGCGGCGAGGATTGCAACGTGGGCGAGTACCCATCCCGCGATACCGCCAACAACAGCAATGATGAAACTTTCAAATAGGATCACCATCGTCACGCTGCCGCGCCGGGCTCCCAATGCTCGCATTACCGCGATATCCCGTTTGCGGTCGTTCATTGAATTGTAG harbors:
- a CDS encoding SseB family protein gives rise to the protein MGVESELDHQVFHDALKRGDVAAISRQLIDHQFLLIHLADEADSSEETEILGALTAQFEDRDYLVAFSSQERASEFVEKRSDLFADESEVGGFWVDGRTMLDYLDDELGLLMNPDGLGHQRLSPKWITKILNELNLE
- a CDS encoding transcriptional regulator encodes the protein MTEVQTQADQTIRVSLSPFSESETGDSLGMSEAEGVVQLQVDFRTVTQWLNDHDRQSSSFGQNIGQELDNLRLSTAVCLTDSDGMIRGINKAARVWLGIDQSSIGGRSNLLPWHRGNRLEDLSDQMLTMGARQLQFIHEAQTPQGRWWRWATIRSHVPAIIGGGEDSIVMTRPVAKARSPQDQQATLLTEQLALFYELDETDRAICHGIALGDSTSEVAQSVGLTRRSVEVRRTKILEHFGFARIVQVVRLMVRFEENQLLNG